One Verrucomicrobiota bacterium DNA window includes the following coding sequences:
- a CDS encoding DUF3147 family protein encodes MPLVLKYLITAGLVVLVSEIARRSDRLGALIASLPLVTLLAMCWLYAEKQSTEKIANHAWYTFWYVLPTLPMFLLLPWMLNKGIPFLVTLAAACVLTFACFGGLALIGKRFGLELLP; translated from the coding sequence ATGCCCCTCGTCCTTAAATACCTGATTACCGCTGGACTGGTGGTTCTCGTTTCAGAGATCGCCCGGCGTAGCGATCGACTCGGCGCACTCATCGCCTCTCTGCCATTGGTCACCCTTCTGGCCATGTGTTGGCTCTACGCTGAGAAACAAAGCACCGAAAAAATCGCCAACCACGCCTGGTATACCTTCTGGTATGTCCTCCCCACCTTACCCATGTTCCTCCTCCTTCCCTGGATGCTGAACAAAGGCATTCCCTTCCTCGTCACCCTCGCGGCCGCTTGCGTCCTCACATTCGCCTGCTTTGGCGGCCTGGCCCTCATCGGAAAACGCTTCGGCCTCGAACTCCTCCCCTAA